tattgtgAGATGTTAATAATGACTTATGAGAAAGTCATTTGTGGCTTTCATACCACATGTTCTTATCAAACAATGTCCTCAAGCTTTTTCAACCCAGTTTAAAAATATGCGAATTCTGCCATCTAGGGTTTACAGTATgtattacattttcaaacagtttttttCCGACATGCTTCttgaattgaaaaaaataaataaaattaaagtgtttatttctaagatttgtattgttttatatagaaaTTAATGTATTGTGTATTGTTTAGAAGATATGAGACTCTCACAGTTTTGAGATGTATTATTTAACCTCTTGCCATGGCAACACATTTGAGATATCCATTTCTCAGTTTAACATCTTTAATGTCTAAGCACCACATTAAAATCTTTAGTCTGAATCGTATAAACCCTCTAAGTAGTTTAAAATTCATagctctatttaaaaaaaaaatccacattcaaaacaaaatagcagacttcctgttgatcagagctaatgactgtaaattagaaagttgtccGGCTGGATGAGAACAATATATGAGTTTGTTTGgtgagtttggtgactgtagagtttggtgactgtaggtaaaACTAACCCCGCTCAACCCAGCCCAATTTTGTTATGTTACAGCCTTTTCCCAAAAgggattaaattcattatttccctcaaaattctacaaacaataccccataatgtgattgtttgaaatctttgcaaatttattaaatataaataacaaaaataatcacATGTATTTCagtattcacagcctttgcTCAATACTTTGTTGAAGCACCTTTGGCACCACGTTCAGCCTCAAGTCTTTCAAGCTTGCTCATTGGGACCTTCAGTTCTTCAGAAATGTTTTGTATCATTCCACTTCATGGCTTGGCTTGTCCTCtaacatactgtatattatgGGTTCACTCCAAGGAAGACGAGGACAGTAGATACAAGTAACACAACGTAGTTTAATCTCAAGGAATGGAAGCACAGGTGACAGCAAACAAGTAACAACAAACAATCCTGGACAATTAACTGAAGGCAGGAAGGAACTTAAatacaaaatgtaaataactttCGTCTGAAAGGCAAAGGGGACGGTGTTGATGTAATTTATAGCAATATCTTCAGTATTACTCAGCGGTCTTGTTtcaaatagaatttttttgaaGTGATGAATCCcgtttgacatttgtgctggcttcTGTATACAGACTTCACAAGggcaccatacagactttatcaaagaatatGCTgcttttctatcagagttagtactggctgcgtaTAAAATCTttattggtgattttaatatccatatAGATAATGAAAAAGACACACTGGGATTGGAATTTagagatattttaaactctattggagttagacaacacgtgtcaggacccactcattgtcataATCATagtttagatctaatattgtcacatgaaATCAATATTGATGCTGATCAttatcagatcattatctagtctcatGTATACATTTAGCCACGGCTGCAAAGCTGACTCCCTGCTACAAATGTAGAAGAActatcacttctaccactaaagtttgctttataaataatcttactgatcagtttcatctcctcagcataccagacagcttagaagactTGTTCTGTTGTAGTTTCAGGAGGGTCTCCAGCTGAAGATCCAAATTcatcaggttcctgagaggAAAGATCAGATCAGGCTGATGCTGCTGGAAAAACAGGAACAGGATGAGAAAAGGGTCACTGGAAACTCCATTATCGGCAGAAATGTTTGTTGCTCAGCTCATATAGATGAACTACTCACCGTGATCTCAGACTGTAGTGACATGGTTTCTCCACttcatggatcttcatgtgACGCTTCAGGTTACTTTTACAAGAGAAACTCTTTCCgcactgatcacacgtgtgcagcttctctccagtgtggatcctctcatgtgtttttagATTTGTTaactgactgaatctcttgtcacagtgtgaacacttgtaaggttgttcttcagtgtgaattctctggtgctgttttaaatgtttcacaTTAATAAAactcttctcacactcaaagcacatgtactctctcaAACCAGTGTGTATTTTCTGATGTGCATGTAAATATGACCAccgtgaaaaactctttccacacacagaacatgaatgtggcttctctTTCCTATGAACTGTCAAGTGTTTCTTTAGGTCTGATGCCTGAAGAAATCTTTTGTCGCATTCAGTACATATGAACGGTCTCTCTCCGGTGTGAACTCTAATGTGAATCTTAAGACTTTCTTTGTatatgaaactctttccacactgatcacatgtgaacggcttttctcctgtatgaactctcatgtgaatctCAAGATTACATATgtatgtgaaactctttccacactgagtgcaggttgtagatttctctgctcttattttctttaaaaatgtctttttagtctttgagcgactcaaaggtttttctccaggtttgtcatgatgttcctcctccacttcactcagttcttcactctcctcgcTCTCCTCCATCAGGTCTGAAATCAAAGAATAAACTtcattttttcaaaaacaaattcaaaaacaaagaaTTAAAGTGAAAAGGCATAAAAGGGAACTCTCAGGTAACAAAGCAAAAAACtgctataaaatataataataattttgatacctttctataaattaattatacgTCCCTGAAACTTTACATGAATGAGGTACATTGATCTTCcagttattatatttaaaacattacagacaaatctcatgtttctgtagtgaaaactattaaatatatttctgtcatatTTTGACATCAACTTTTAGattgatatttgtttttaccAAATGTGTTGGTAACACTTTCTATGAAGATCATCTGTATAGTgaattaatttataaacatatttataaagACTCATTACGACCTGTAATGCATTATAAGAACAGTTAtagttacatttatattattttattgttactTATAAGTCATGCATTTGCTTTTTCAATTGTTGTGCTCATAATTTATTATACACTGATTTATAAGTATTAATTACTCAGTCGTATGTTTCCATTAATGTACTTATAAAGATGCAACCTGCATTGctataatgttattatatttaCAATGACATTTTAGTAATTCAGATATAAATAGCATGTTGTGttcttataaataattattgtgAGTAATAATAGTTACAAATCTCTATAAATACGCTACTTTAActatttttaaatgaacaatTTTTTATTAACATCACTTAACCCCTCAACCCTGTtgtgtccaactgcattcatcactcgattcgtttggtctgatcgcgctctgacagcggcagtgatgtctcgctctcattcAAGTATAtacgcgagacatcactgccgctgtcagagcgcgatcagaccaaacgaatcgagtgatgaatgcagttggacatagtggtgtattagaggtaaaaaattatattgtttggtttctcacacaaaccaatcgtttcgtgtcttaggacatcaatgtgtcgtcacgagccgctgggtttaatttggacttgtctaagcaagttttatttactcttattgtagAAGTtgccatccactagcattatttgactgacagacagcaacggttggagttaaaaatcatcatttgtgttctactgaaaaaaacaaagacacctacatcttggatgctctgggggtaagcagataaacatcaaattttcatttttgggtgaaatatccctttaattgaGCGAGGTGTCTGTGTGCTCTTAGTTCATTGTTTTGAACTGTACAGCAGTGCGTTAAAAAGACCTTATGTCTAATTGCTGAAAATTTGAAAAttctacattaaaaataaatatttgtcattgacaaaatattttggTTTGTCTAAAGtaacagattattattattattattattattaacatattcGAATTTAATGCAGGCTTGATGTTGATGAGGTACAGAATCATGTGATTGTATTGACATGAGCTGTTCTGTTCTTGGACAATTAAACACGTTGCTGTTTATTCTGTGGTTCAAGTAAAATATtatgattgtttttttaaagcaaaaaaaaaaaaaaaaaaaaaaactctgcaaATTTGGAAATTGTTGcttctaataaaataaaaaagtcacaGTGTTTACAGCTGCAAATGAGGTCTGATGCTGTTGCTATGATGACATTTCCAGTAAGATTAAAATAGCTCctcttttgttttgctttttatttcaGACATATACCAGAAGTTTCCTCCTAGATGAATGCGAAAGGAATGCAGCGTCATCGAGTCCCGCTAGAGAAGTAAAATTAGTCTCTGAATCCATAAACCCCAGCAGATGGCACTTATGCTCTATGTGAGAGTACAAGCTGccaataaagaagaagaagagtcGGTAGGTAGAGCAGTTCATTGTTTTCGCATATTTACACAAGCATCAAACACACTTTAGTTCGTTTAAGCGACAATTTACATACATATTTTGTATTACGTCTTTTCTGGCCTCTTCCTACTTAAGTGAAATATAGTGAAGCAGCAGCGAGGATGTGAGGGAAATATGTTGAATTCATCCAAACCTAGTGATTTTATGTGGTTGTTTCAATGTTTGGAGTGAGAACTGTTACTCAATGTCAAGTCAATGTTTGAGATCTGTGAGGGGAATTGATGGGAATCGATCCGTTGTTGTTGCTGCCATTTTATTTCATCTTTAGCAAATAAAATCTGTTACgttacattgttaaaatacaCTGGAACAGATACTGCCAAATACATGAGTTTATGATTAGGTTTTTATTATCATTGTCAGATCTAAGCATTAGTGCAATGAATGTAGTAAATTAAATCAAAGTATATGACAGTTATTTAGATGCATCAATATTAACAcagaaactgctgaaaacactctttatttcatgtcagtagttcctgttttcacctcatttattatgctgatgtattcagatctgctgtaaattgacactaAATAAATTTTTCACCAGGGTTTATATTTGGAAGGCATTTCATTACGAggcttatattatatatttttttctatttctagATATCTGCCTATATTTTAACGAAGAAGCAGGAGAGTGAAGTTACACATTCACATCAGTTACTTTACAATAGACAGACATAATTGCTTAGATGTGACATATAGTATAAAAACAACTTCAGGaactgatatatatattattttatcacATCAGCTTCTGCCACAGTAATTCAGCAAGAAATGTTGCAGTATTCCCATCAGCCTACAAGTGAAGACAAACATCACATCttcaggaagagctgaaatctgcaaagactgagtttattaaagaggacagtgagaacatgagtgatccagaaccctgcagaatgaaacacactgaagatgcTGAAGAaaaaagaggttggtgtttattcttcattcattcatgatgtACAACATTCATCATAGAAATATTCATGCATGTCTGCACATTTAGTTAGTCTTAAGAGCTCTGAAATGAAATAGTTAAACTATGGTACAGGTACAGATTATTGTCATTTTGATTTTCAACAAATGGTTAGTAAACTGAGGTTTGAGAAACTTAACATAATGATTATTTTagctgttttattttacatttatatctGGTTCACAGTTTTTGCAGCCATGTTACCAAAGTGTTGGACATTTCTCAATGTagtttacaatttatttatttttggggaTGAAAACAATTGGTTAATAAAGATCTTTATTGGGGCATTTCCCACacacttcggtaaagttggttttatattcgcacattcggacttctgataaattcagactttccaataaatgtgcaataaatcaatgtttgcgaattttttaagcagcgacatgatattgacaaccaacgattttcaacttaaaacatttttcacagtcgatcaaaataggcaagtatttttttaatggcatatttacttgaatgtccactgaatgtccaatgtagtgtgattaacaaggctattgaatacggatgtctgAATGTGccaatataaaaccaactttacccaagtctcccacaccaggaaaaaaaaaaaaaaaaaacagggtttgttttctttattccTCTCTGTTATATTGATGTACCAGTCGCACCGGAAGTATTTATATTGATAGAATTTATTAATAGATCAATtctattgttttaaaatgttttgaaaatgttaatgaaaaataaatgtaccTCATTCATGCAAATAATTTATGAAAACACATCAGAATGATCGTAATATTTTATATCAGTTGTCTCCTTTCTGCTAATACATCAGGACTCACTTTCATATTTTTCTCTTATTGGagtaatgaaaatgaaattacactttttttcttccattttaGATATGATTAAAGTGAAggaggaggagagtgaagaagtgagtgaagtggaggagaaacatcatgtcaaacctggagaaaaacctttgagtcgctcaaagactaaaaagacatttttaaagaaaagaagagccaagaaatttacaacctgcactcagtgtggaaagagtttcacaaccAATCATAGTCTTGAgcttcacatgagagttcatactggagagaagccgttcacatgtgatcaatgtgggatgAGTTTCAAAAGATCAGATTATCTTAAAacacacatgaggatccacactggagagaagccgttcacatgtgatcagtgcggAAAGAGCTTCACAAGATCAGATTACCTTAAGacacacatgaggatccacaccagagagaagccattcacatGTGATCGGTGTGGGAAGTGTTTCAGTCAATCATCAGACCTTAAAgaacacatgaggatccacactggacaAAAGTCATTCATGTGTGATCATTgtggaaaaacatttatttggacAAAAAACCTGAAGAAACACCTGATAGTTCATAcaaaggagaagccacattcatgttctgtgtgtggaaagagtttttcacagctgcaaaatttacataaacatcagaaaatacacactgctgtgagagagtacatgtgctttgagtgtgaaaagacttttactacagcaaactgtttaaaaatgcaccagcgaattcacactggagaaaaaccttacaagtgttcacactgtgacaagagattcagttgttcatcatctctgaaaacacacgtgatgatccacactggagaaaaaccttacaagtgttcacactgtgacaagagattcagttgttcatcatctctgaaaacacacgtgatgatccacactggagagaagccgttcacatgtgatcagtgcggCAAAACCTTTTCTAGTGCATCAAACCTGAAGAGACACCTTAGATTTCATATGAAGGAGAAGCCACAtccatgttctgtgtgtggaaagagtttttcactgctGCAAAATTTACACAGACATGAGAAAATacacactggtgtgagagagttcatgtgctttgagtgtgagaagacttttactaCAGCCGGTGATTTAAAACGtcaccagagaattcacactggagaaaaaccctacaagtgttcacactgtgacaagagattcagtcagtcatcatctctgaaaacacatgaaatgatccacagcagagagaagctgcacacgtgtgatcagtgtggaaagggtTTCTCTTGTATAAGTaacctgaagatacacatgaagatccatgcagtgaCACCAAACGTGACACGATAAAGCATCTCTTCCATAGAAATCTGTCCTGATCAGCTGCAGCGAGAGACACAACAAATAAACATCATCCAAAGTCATCAAAGTTTATCTTCAAGAGCTTATGTTAAGGTTCCTAGTGGATTTGTATCACTCAGTTCTCTTTCATGAAGAAAAGCAGGAGTTTTAATGAGTATGAACTTCTTGTGTTCCTATTGTTCAGGAGCTGTAGAGGCCATAATACATTTAAGAGAGACATGAATCTGATAATAATTTTTAACTCGTTTTTGATTTGAACATCTAGTTTCTCTTCCACTTCTACTCTTTCATGCAAATGCAAGATATACTTTCATGTAGTTTTGAAACTGGACATGTTTCTTTTCTTGAGATTTGGCTCTTAAGTCAGTAAGAGAGAGATCTGTCCTATTCACTTTTACTTATTTCTTGTATTTTCTTCATGTAATGattaattaaacacattttattaaaatcttattgtccatttttattttttgctgatTCTGCTTGAACCAGGGATAATTTAAGAATTTAAGTTCTGAAAGGTATTTGCTTTTTGAGCTTTACATGTTATACCTTTTTCAATAGAGCTTTTAAATGcctaataaattatatttcaccCACACATGACTGACATTGAATGAGACTGTCGCCTGTCTACATTATCAACAGCTTCATCCTTGATGTCCAGTACCATATACAGTtataagaaaaagtatgtgaacctcTTGCAGAATCTGATAGACTAAAACTGAGttgtgagtgtatatatatatatatatatatatatatacaacgaGTTTGTTCTAGTTAGTTTGATGGTCCGTTCACAACAGGAGGCTTCATCAAGTCAGATCAATTCTatgaactttattttttattttttttaaataaactgaaattagTCAGTCTCAATCTCACCACCATCAGAAAGAGAGCAGCTGAGACAGATAAGCGGGGTGTAATTCTGACGTCACCGCTCGCGCGCCTTCTTTCTCATTCAGTTTCAGCGTCGAATCTTCTGAGGTGAGCAGTTTCATACAGTTTGTTTAAGCGACATTTCACAAGctcatttttgtgttgttttcatCGAGCACAGCGCTACTGGTGCGTCTTTTCTGACGTCCTTTGAAACGTGCAGCAGCAGCGAACATGTGaggaaaatgttttattcattaaGACCTGAGCGATTGTGTGTGTGTCGATGTTTGGAGAACtgtacttgggtaaagttggttttatatttgcacattcggacatagccttgttaatcgtactacattggacattcagtggacattcacaagtaaatatgccattaaaacaatacttgcctattttgatcgactgtgaaaaatgttgcaagttgacaatcgttggttgtcaatatgatgtcgctgcttaaaattcgcaaacattaatttatcgcacatttattggaaagtctgaatttatcagaagtccgaatgtgcgaatataaaaccaactttatcCCAATGAGAACTGTTATTATCAAGTCAAAAGTCAAAGTTTGAGATCAGTGAGGGGAATTGTTAGGATTGCTTTCCAGATAAAGCACAATTTAACAGACATCTTTCAGACGGATGTGTATCTGGGTATAATGATCCATCTGagactttttaaatatatacaaaatgatAATATTGATAAATGTGACAAGCATTTTACACTTGGATCATTAGTTTAAGCCTATATACTGCTTTGGTGATCTTTTTTTTGAAAggttttgtgaatattttattttttctatcgagttttttgtattttttataatttgttcATGTGGTATTGTGAGAAATGGCTATATTATCTTCGAATAGAAAAGTTTTATAAGATTTTAGCATATATCCTGACTCAAATAATGTGtttctaacagcaaacactcagaataaatTGAGATTATCTGAATGTTTTAttgaatgagtgttgatagtctgaggatcatcaatattaacagagaaactgctgaaaacactctttatttcatgtcaatagttcctgttttcacctcttttattatgctgatgtcttcagatctgctgtaaatggACActaaggcccaatcccaattctattttataccccttCCCCTTACCCCTAcgcctaccccttccccttgccccttgaaacagagtgtcaaggggtagggctgaaaatatttccctaagaaatgggacaccactactagaccgttacacgtcatcataagtcgtcgctagctcctacgtcatagatgcgccgatgtttatcacacacttctaaaggccaattcacaccgcactgACAACACTCGTCTGTTGGCGTCTGTTGGAGTCGGTCttcacccgactgaacatgtttaatcggcgtttgtcgggtcgtggaatgtctgcgcggtgtgaacaggggccggttgcataaacATAGACACGGTCTTAAGATAATGGCTTAGAAATAGTCTGACTAACTAAAGTAACTGAAGAAAGATCGTTGCATAAAATAAGCACACAGCAGTCTTAAGTAAGACTGTCTATATTGCATTGCTttgtgggaa
The window above is part of the Chanodichthys erythropterus isolate Z2021 chromosome 3, ASM2448905v1, whole genome shotgun sequence genome. Proteins encoded here:
- the LOC137003146 gene encoding zinc finger protein 239-like, whose product is MEESEESEELSEVEEEHHDKPGEKPLKKSTTCTQCGKSFTYICNLEIHMRVHTGEKPFTCDQCGKSFIYKESLKIHIRVHTGERPFICTECDKRFLQASDLKKHLTVHRKEKPHSCSVCGKSFSRWSYLHAHQKIHTGLREYMCFECEKSFINVKHLKQHQRIHTEEQPYKCSHCDKRFSQLTNLKTHERIHTGEKLHTCDQCGKSFSCKSNLKRHMKIHEVEKPCHYSLRSRNLMNLDLQLETLLKLQQNKSSKLSGMLRR
- the LOC137003155 gene encoding zinc finger protein 160-like; this translates as MSDPEPCRMKHTEDAEEKRGWLKEEESEEVSEVEEKHHVKPGEKPLSRSKTKKTFLKKRRAKKFTTCTQCGKSFTTNHSLELHMRVHTGEKPFTCDQCGMSFKRSDYLKTHMRIHTGEKPFTCDQCGKSFTRSDYLKTHMRIHTREKPFTCDRCGKCFSQSSDLKEHMRIHTGQKSFMCDHCGKTFIWTKNLKKHLIVHTKEKPHSCSVCGKSFSQLQNLHKHQKIHTAVREYMCFECEKTFTTANCLKMHQRIHTGEKPYKCSHCDKRFSCSSSLKTHVMIHTGEKPYKCSHCDKRFSCSSSLKTHVMIHTGEKPFTCDQCGKTFSSASNLKRHLRFHMKEKPHPCSVCGKSFSLLQNLHRHEKIHTGVREFMCFECEKTFTTAGDLKRHQRIHTGEKPYKCSHCDKRFMEVCLTIHMRVHTGERPFTCDQCGKCFSQSSVLKEHMRIHTGQKSFMCDHCGKTFIWAKNLKAHLTVHTKEKPHSCSVCGKSFSQLGHLHTHQKIHTGVREEYMCFECEKTFISANSLKLHQRIHTGEKPYKCSHCDKRFSQLTHLKAHERIHTGEKPYKCSHCDKRFNYSSSLKTHERIHTGEKLHTCDQCGTSFSCKSNLKVHMKVHAVEKPHPI